Proteins encoded together in one Apium graveolens cultivar Ventura unplaced genomic scaffold, ASM990537v1 ctg3594, whole genome shotgun sequence window:
- the LOC141701220 gene encoding uncharacterized protein LOC141701220: MDVLTRGIQDGVPWCMLFADDIVIIKETRVAVNVTLERWRYILESNGLRVSRSKTEYLWYNFSNLPNGEGVYVLMADQVLSPKIISEKVREGRLRWFGNIRRRRIATPVRRVEDLVVSGSRRRGRPRRIWADLLTLDLRALNLSADMTSNRRSWRRRIRVAD; encoded by the exons ATGGATGTTCTAACTAGGGGTATTCAGGATGGTGTACCTTGGTGTATGCTATTCGCGGATGATATAGTCATAATTAAGGAGACAAGGGTTGCAGTTAATGTAACATTAGAGCGATGGAGGTATATATTGGAGTCTAATGGATTGCGGGTTAGTCGGTCTAAGACGGAATATTTGTGGTATAACTTTAGTAATCTACCGAATGGTGAGGGGGTGTATGTTCTGATGGCCGATCAAGTATTGTCCCCAAAGATAATTTCAG AAAAAGTGAGGGAAGGTCGATTGCGTTGGTTTGGGAATATTAGGCGAAGAAGGATAGCTACTCCAGTGCGCAGGGTGGAGGATTTAGTGGTATCAGGATCAAGAAGGAGAGGGAGGCCAAGGAGGATTTGGGCTGATCTACTCACGCTGGACTTAAGGGCCCTAAACCTCAGTGCTGACATGACCTCAAATAGGAGATCTTGGCGCAGGAGGATAAGGGTGGCAGATTAG